The following is a genomic window from Onthophagus taurus isolate NC chromosome 1, IU_Otau_3.0, whole genome shotgun sequence.
gttttaaaatgctttttagtccatcattatatctcaattagattttgagatatgattaatttttaatgaataattaattattgaaaagttttgaaacaaatgaatttttgatccaattctttttaatttcggaaattaaaaactccggcttaactaatatttgttatatgtTCCAAAAAGAGAAGCTTTGAATGCAGAAATCATTCGGTgctgataaaaaacaaagtaaatttatactttttgaAATTCATTTTCCTCtctaacattttcttttttatttacattaccAGAGGTGATTGTTTCGATTTAAACAATAGGTTTTCAAGTGTATGTGTACGCGATTATTCGGTTTGATGCGTTTTGTTCGAAACCATGAAATTGTTGGGAAACTCGGATAATGTGTAGCGATGACAACTCAACGGATAGTTTAATTgctctcaaaaaataaaacgtccGGGTagtgaaagttatttttttattttatcttttttagcTTTCATCTCATCATAATCATCAaagtaattgttataaaaactattGTTTTCCGGTTTTAAGGCTCAAACACCTTCCGTTCTTTTTGTTACTACCACGTTTATGTGTTACCATGTATTTTTTACGGATTCTATTTCTTTGTTGGGTATCATTTAGTGTTTGCGAGATTTCTGAAAATCAAATCCAAAAAAGTCAATGGAGGGAGATTTTTGGtagaaaaaattctttagCACCATCAAGATTTAATCAAAGAACCGGAGGATTTAATAATCGACAAAATCGATGTATGTGTTAAGGTTAAGGATTAAGGttctttttaaacaaactaatttttatttagttttatcgtTATTTACTTTGGTCCAATTCGAAAACGAACAATGTATGGGAGCTACAGGGGATGTTGGAACTTGTATGACTTCAGCTGATTGCCAACAAAGAGGTGGAACATCCAACGGGGTTTGTGCAAATGGTTATGGGACTTGTTGTATatgtaagttatttttatattttttaatggattaattttgtgttagttttagcaTCTTGTGGAACAACCGTTCGTGAGAACGGAACATTCTTCGTCCAAACCAATTATCCCTCAGCTTACGATGAGACGGGATCttgtcaaataactttattgaaGTCTCGACCGGATGTTTGCCAATACAGACTCGATTTTGATCAATTTCTTGTTGTGGGACCAGAAAATCAACACAACACATGTAATAATGATCAATTTATTGTTTCCGGGGGAAATCCGGTTCCTTCAATTTGCGGAAACAACATGGGAAATCacagtaattattattttagttataaaatgaaatttatttaacgttatttattttgttgaaagtgTATGTTGATGCTGGGGCGGGAACAACAACCCCAATCATTCTTTCAATGATAACTAGCGGCCCATCGTTCCAGCGTAattggaaaattaaaatacaccaaattttatgtgGAACATCGAATAGGGGTGAACAATAAGGTTTAAAAACTCAATAAGTGATTTATCGATATGTTTTAGCGGATGAGGGTTGCTTGCAGTATTTTAGTGGGGTTGCGGGTCAAATAAGGTCGTTCAACTACGATCCAGCGAGCGGCCTCCAACTCTCTAACCAAGATTACAGCATCTGCGTACGAGCggaaagaaatttttgcaGTATCCAATACACTCAATGTCCAGATACGGGtagaattaaatattattaaaaaaaaattaataatttttattttattttagtcaATAATCGTTCGCAATCTTTTACATTATCCGGAAACACTCAATCGAACGGAATTCAAGCGATGGTTGGAAGTACTGGGACAGGAAATTTTTGCCAAAacgattatttaattattccgATGGCCTCGAACGTTGGAAGACCTGTAACTGGTCCATCTGCAAACGTTGATAGGATTTGTGGTGGCACTCTAAGTGCTGATGTTACTTTAAATCCAACAACAATAagaagtaattaaatttttaaacgtgCGACGACAGTTTTTCACTTACTTTAAAAGACGATATTTTCGTTGTCTTTAGAGATAGCGGAACATTGAATACATCACTAAAAAGCCTGATCTTTTCTTCAACAAAATCcgagatacgactttttatGGGTTTTGTCCATAAGCGTTTTGTCCGGCAATAATAAACAACACTACACATAGAATTAGTAGATTAAACTTTCTCAATACAACTCTTTTATTTGGTAGGAACAAAAAACTATGGCAGTATCAAAGATATAGcaaattttctgctctatgCAGTGGTATAAAAGTTCAGAAGATCGCATTGTCGCACAAACATTTTCCccccaaaaactgcaaaatccGCGTATTATTATCGTATGGCGCcacaactttcttatatgatatggGCAAAACTCCGAGACCATATAGAACCTATTGCAAATTTTCCGTTCTATGCAATGGTATATATCTTAAGTAGATTGCATGGTTGCACAAGCATCTTCCCCCAAGAAACTGCAAAATTTGCGTAAATTACCATgtgtaaatgtttaaaacgtcgtaactttcttatataacAAAGACAAATCTCCGAGACCATATAGAATcgataggaaattttccgctctatgTAGTGGTATATAACTTCAGAAGATTGCATGGTCGCACAAACATTTTCCccccaaaaactgcaaaatctGCGTATGATTATCGTATGGCgccataactttcttatatgatatggGCAAAACTCCAAGACCATATAGAACCTATTGGAAATTTTCTGTTCTATGCAATGGTATATATCTTAAGTAGATCCCTTGGTTTCTCAAGCATTTTCCCCCACAAAACTGCAAAATCCGCATAAAATTGCGgtatgtaaatgtttaaaacgttgtaactttcttatatgatacgaaCAAATCTTTGAGACCATATACAATCAATAGGAAAATTTCCATTCTATTAAatggtatataactttagtagatCGGATGGTTACAGAAACATTTTCCccccaaaaactgcaaaatctGCGTATAATTATCGTATGGCgccataactttcttatatgatatggGCAAAACTCCGAGACTATATAGAACATATTGGAAATTTTCCGTTCTATGCAATGGTATATATCTTAAATAGATCCCATGGTTTCTCAAGCATTTTCCCCCAAAAAACTGCAAAATCCGCATAAAATTACCGTATGTACGTGTTTAAAacgtcataactttcttatatgatatgaACAAATCTCCGAGGTCATATAGAATCGACAGGAAATGTTCCGCTCTATGCAGCAGTAAATAACTTCAGAAGATCGCATGGTCGCACAAACATTTTCCTcccaaaaactgcaaaatctGCGTATAATTACCGTATGTAAACGTTTAAGGCgtcgtaatttttttatatgatataaaaagctCCGAAACCATATACAATCAATAGGAAATTTTCCATTCTATTAAGTAGTATATAATTTTAGTAGATCGGATGGTTACAGAAACATTTTCCCCCGAAAAACTGCATAATCTGCGTATAATTATCATATGGAGatataactttcttatatgatatggGCAAAACTCCAAGACCATATAGAACCTATTGGAAATTTTCTGTTCTATGCAATGGTATATATCTTAAGTAGATCCCATGGTTTCTAAAGCATTTTCGCCCAAAAAACTGTAAAATCCGCGTATAATTACCGTTTGTAAACGTTTAAGGCgtcgtaatttttttatatgatatggAAAGCTCCAAAACCATATACAATCAATAGGAAATTTTCCATTCTATTAAATGGTATATAACTTTACTAGATCGGATATTTACAGAAACATTTTCCCCCGAAAAACTGCAAAATCTAGGTATAATTATCATATGGCGatataactttcttatatgatatgaGCAAAACTCCAAGACCATATAGAACCTATTGGAAATTTTCTGTTCTATGCAATGGTATATATCTTAAGTAGATCCCATGGTTTCTCAAGCATTTTCGCCCAAAAAACTGCAAAATCCGCGTAAAAATACGgtatgtaaatgtttaaaacgtcGTAACTTACTTATATGATACGAACAAATCTTCGAGACCATATAGAACcgataggaaattttccgctctatgcAGTCGTATCTAACTTTAGTAGTTCACATGGTTGCACAAGCATTTCCCCCCATAAACTGCAAAATCCGCGTATAATTACCATATGTAAACGTTTAAGGCgtcgtaatttttttatatgatataaaaaactCCGAAACCATATACAATCAATAGGAAATTTTCCATTCTATTAAATGGTACATAACTTTAGTAGATCGGATATTTACAGAAACATTTTCCCCCGAAAAACTGCAAAATCTACGTAAAATTATCATATAGCGgtataactttcttatatgatatggGCAAAACTCCTAGACCATATAGAACCTATTGGAAATTTTCTGTTCTATGCAATGGTATATATCTTAAGTAGATCCCATGGTTTCTCAAGCATTTTCGCCCAAAAAGCTGCAAAATCTGCGTATAATTACcgtatgtaaatgtttacggcgtcgtaactttcttatatgatatggAAAACTCCGAGACCATATATAATCAATAAGAAATTTTGCAttctattaaataatatataactGTAGTAGATCGGATGGTTACAGAAACATTTTCTCCCAAAAAACTGCAAAATCTGCGTATAATTATCGTATGGTGCCATAACTTTCTGATATGATATGGGCAAAACTCCAAGACCATACAGAACCTATTGGAAATTTTCCGTTCTATGcagtggtatataactttagtagatCGGATGGTTACAGAAACATTTTCCCCCGAAAAACTGCAAAGTCTACGTATATTTATCATATGGCGATAtagctttcttatatgatatggGCTAAACTCCAAGACCATATAGAACCTATTGGAAATTTTCTGTTCTATGCAATGGTATATATCTTAAGTAGATCCCATGGTTTCTTAAGCATTTTTGCCCAAAAAACTCCAAAATCCGCGTATAATTATcgtatgtaaatgtttatGGCGTcgtaactttcttatatgatatggAAAACTCCGGGACCATATATAATCAATAAGAAATTTTGCAttctattaaataatatataactGTAGTAGATCGGATGGTTACAGAAACATTTTCCCcccaaaaattgcaaaatccgCGTATTATTATCATATGGCgccataactttcttatatgacaTGGGCAAAACTCCGAGACCATATAGAACCTATCGGAAATTTTCCGTTCTATGCAATGGTATATATCTTATGTAGATCCCATGGTTTCTCAATCAGTTTCGCCCAAAAAACTGCAAAATCCGCTTAAAATTACGGTATATAAATGTTTCAAACGTCGTAACTTTCTTAGATGATACGAACAAATCTTCGAGACCATATTGTATcgataggaaattttccgctctatgcaatggtatataactttagtagatCGCATGGTTGCACAAGCATTTTTCCCCCAAAAGCTGCAAAATCCGTAAATGTTTAAGGCGTcgtaactttcttatatgatatggAAAACTCCCTGACCATATACAATCAATAGGAAATTTTTCGTTCTATGcagtggtatataactttagtagatCGGATGGTTACAGAAACATTTTCTTCGAAAAAACTGCAAAATCTACATATAATTATCATATGGCGatataactttcttatatgatacagACAAAACTCCAAGACTATACAgtatctataaaaaaatttcagctCTATGTAATGGTTTGTTGGTAGCATGTTTGCACAAGCTCTTTCATCCACTAAAACTGCGAAAACCTCGTATAATAGGATCGTTAAGATCAATCGATTAGAAAGACCGTCTTTCAAGAAATCgataatctaaataaaattagacGAATTAGTAACGTGTTCATgtgcgaaaattgtttaatttttgcaaaaattaatgtaaaagtttaaaattcccCACCCCCGACTCCAGATGACGTTTCAAGtaagaagaaaaaatcacaATGACATTACGTTCTCTCCTGTTttcttctagcgcataagatTCGTAGCATTGTCTCTCTCcaagaattttattgattttatacgcTCCAATCGTACGTTAAAATCTGAGTGACGTACTTTGGAGTTCGCGCCCTGTAgtttcaaactttattatttttttttggaaaaactaagcctcagaatcaaaaattaaaaaatatagggtcaatcaattttaaaaaactttcgaataagccaataaaaaaatacttaacggCCCTATTGCTGTGTGTGAATAATTACAgcattaattttatgattacaATTGTTAAGAAAATGAGAAAACCCAAATTTAGATACCTCAAAATGTGTTTGACGTgaagtttgataattttaagatGCATTCGCTACAcggcaaaattttttattttgctccGCTGTTGATATCATTCTAGGGCTATCAAtctttctagtggtgtattTAATATTCCGCTACCTCTAATGACaacgaaaatattattttgtaaagtaagtaaaaaaacAATGCTAAAAGCTTGTTGCTGTCGTCGTACTTTTTTTCTCACTAAACTAAGAGTTACAAATGACATTGATTTCTTCAGGTACGGTAAAACCATTTAGGATTTCTTTTCATTCCGACAACACAGAAGCCCCAACGGATATCGGAAATCGCGGTTTTTGTTTAAACTATGTTCAACAACCCTGCACGAATTCTCTCGTTTAGAAATTTAGAACTTTGTTTTACTTCGTCGATTTAGTTCGTGCTTTCTAAAGCAAATttaagtaaaaagaaaaaaaaaacaagttaaccacatttcaaaaacatttattttttaaaagcacatttacatttatacataattataaataaaaatcgtagTTAAGCTATAAAATTTTCTCTTGACATGGTCCCAAATTTAAGCtaattaaatgttatattttaaaataagtaaagGTCAATAAAGTGCGAATATTTaatatgattaataattttt
Proteins encoded in this region:
- the LOC111426728 gene encoding uncharacterized protein, which encodes MYFLRILFLCWVSFSVCEISENQIQKSQWREIFGRKNSLAPSRFNQRTGGFNNRQNRFLSLFTLVQFENEQCMGATGDVGTCMTSADCQQRGGTSNGVCANGYGTCCIFLASCGTTVRENGTFFVQTNYPSAYDETGSCQITLLKSRPDVCQYRLDFDQFLVVGPENQHNTCNNDQFIVSGGNPVPSICGNNMGNHMYVDAGAGTTTPIILSMITSGPSFQRNWKIKIHQILCGTSNRADEGCLQYFSGVAGQIRSFNYDPASGLQLSNQDYSICVRAERNFCSIQYTQCPDTVNNRSQSFTLSGNTQSNGIQAMVGSTGTGNFCQNDYLIIPMASNVGRPVTGPSANVDRICGGTLSADVTLNPTTIRSTVKPFRISFHSDNTEAPTDIGNRGFCLNYVQQPCTNSLV